The following are encoded together in the Lactuca sativa cultivar Salinas chromosome 1, Lsat_Salinas_v11, whole genome shotgun sequence genome:
- the LOC111894748 gene encoding protein DETOXIFICATION 48-like isoform X2: MANPFSVFVQALEEMKAIGKISGPTAMTGLLLYSRAMISMLFLGYLGELELAGGSLSIGFANITGYSVISGLAMGMEPICGQAYGAKQMKLLGLTLQRTVLLLLSTSLPISFMWLNMKTILLWCGQDEDISETAQTFIVFAIPDLFVLSLLHPLRVYLRTQNITLPLTCCSAVSVLLHVPLNYLLVGYFQMGVSGVAVAVVITNLNLLFLLTTVVYLTGVHRDSWVSPSIDCLRGWWSLLALAIPTCVSVCLEWWWYELMIILCGLLSSPRATVASMGILIQTTSLVYVFPSALSLGVSTRVGNELGANRPAKARVSMIVSLVCAAGMGFTAMLFTTLMRDRWGRLFTADAEILELTSMVLPVAGLCELGNCPQTTGCGVLRGSARPTVGANINLGSFYLVGMPVAIVMGFAVKMGFAGFWLGLLAAQGTCVLLMLYVLFTTDWIVQVERARELAKPSPSSSSSCLPANPLFTATSCKDNAKISMEPNLEEIISISTQDEVELQVKADCFSLETHPLIVDHH; the protein is encoded by the exons ATGGCCAACCCCTTCTCAG TTTTTGTACAGGCCTTAGAGGAAATGAAAGCCATTGGAAAGATCTCAGGACCGACAGCCATGACTGGTTTACTACTGTACTCAAGAGCCATGATCTCCATGCTTTTCCTTGGGTACCTCGGCGAGCTTGAGCTCGCAGGAGGGTCTCTCTCTATCGGGTTCGCAAACATCACCGGCTACTCAGTCATCTCGGGGTTAGCCATGGGCATGGAACCCATTTGTGGTCAAGCATATGGTGCGAAACAAATGAAACTCTTAGGTCTAACTCTGCAGAGAACAGTTCTTTTGCTCCTCTcaacttctcttccaatctcTTTCATGTGGCTTAACATGAAGACAATCTTGTTATGGTGTGGCCAAGATGAAGACATCTCCGAAACGGCTCAAACTTTCATTGTTTTCGCGATCCCGGATCTCTTTGTTTTGTCCCTTTTACACCCTCTTCGTGTTTATCTCCGGACACAAAACATTACTCTGCCATTAACTTGCTGTTCGGCTGTTTCTGTGCTTCTTCATGTACCGTTGAATTATTTGCTGGTGGGGTACTTCCAGATGGGAGTTTCTGgggtggcggtggcggtggtcATCACTAATTTAAACTTGTTATTCCTTCTGACCACCGTCGTTTACCTCACAGGCGTCCACCGGGATTCATGGGTGTCGCCGAGCATTGACTGTTTACGCGGTTGGTGGTCGTTGCTGGCACTTGCGATTCCCACGTGTGTGTCCGTGTGTTTAGAGTGGTGGTGGTATGAATTGATGATAATATTATGTGGATTATTGTCAAGCCCTAGGGCCACCGTCGCATCAATGGGGATTCTTATTCAAACAACGTCGTTAGTTTACGTTTTTCCGTCGGCGTTGAGTCTTGGGGTTTCAACAAGAGTTGGGAACGAGCTCGGAGCTAACCGGCCCGCCAAAGCACGTGTTTCAATGATCGTTTCGCTCGTTTGCGCCGCCGGGATGGGTTTTACGGCAATGTTGTTTACTACATTGATGAGAGATCGGTGGGGGAGACTTTTCACCGCAGATGCAGAGATTCTTGAGCTCACATCGATGGTATTGCCGGTGGCTGGACTATGCGAGCTCGGGAACTGCCCTCAGACCACCGGTTGCGGTGTTTTGAGAGGTAGTGCACGCCCAACCGTGGGAGCTAATATTAATTTGGGATCATTTTATTTGGTGGGGATGCCGGTAGCTATAGTGATGGGGTTTGCCGTGAAAATGGGATTCGCCGGATTTTGGCTGGGATTGCTTGCAGCCCAGGGAACATGTGTCTTGCTCATGCTGTATGTTCTTTTTACAACGGATTGGATTGTTCAAGTGGAAAGAGCCAGAGAACTGGCAAAAccatcaccttcttcttcttcttcttgtttacCGGCTAATCCGTTATTCACAGCGACCAGCTGCAAGGATAATGCTAAAATCTCAATGGAaccaaatcttgaagaaatcATATCAATATCTACCCAAGATGAGGTTGAGTTGCAGGTGAAGGCAGATTGTTTTTCACTTGAAACACACCCTCTCATTGTTGATCACCACTAA
- the LOC111894748 gene encoding protein DETOXIFICATION 48-like isoform X1: protein MCSPTQSSSSKIVVSKNTLFKNLNNKPPKSMEDPHHQLQGWPTPSQALEEMKAIGKISGPTAMTGLLLYSRAMISMLFLGYLGELELAGGSLSIGFANITGYSVISGLAMGMEPICGQAYGAKQMKLLGLTLQRTVLLLLSTSLPISFMWLNMKTILLWCGQDEDISETAQTFIVFAIPDLFVLSLLHPLRVYLRTQNITLPLTCCSAVSVLLHVPLNYLLVGYFQMGVSGVAVAVVITNLNLLFLLTTVVYLTGVHRDSWVSPSIDCLRGWWSLLALAIPTCVSVCLEWWWYELMIILCGLLSSPRATVASMGILIQTTSLVYVFPSALSLGVSTRVGNELGANRPAKARVSMIVSLVCAAGMGFTAMLFTTLMRDRWGRLFTADAEILELTSMVLPVAGLCELGNCPQTTGCGVLRGSARPTVGANINLGSFYLVGMPVAIVMGFAVKMGFAGFWLGLLAAQGTCVLLMLYVLFTTDWIVQVERARELAKPSPSSSSSCLPANPLFTATSCKDNAKISMEPNLEEIISISTQDEVELQVKADCFSLETHPLIVDHH, encoded by the exons ATGTGTAGCCCAACACAATCTTCCTCATCCAAAATTGTCGTTTCCAAGAATACCCTTTTCAAGAATCTCAACAACAAACCCCCAAAATCTATGGAAGATCCTCATCACCAACTTCAGGGATGGCCAACCCCTTCTCAG GCCTTAGAGGAAATGAAAGCCATTGGAAAGATCTCAGGACCGACAGCCATGACTGGTTTACTACTGTACTCAAGAGCCATGATCTCCATGCTTTTCCTTGGGTACCTCGGCGAGCTTGAGCTCGCAGGAGGGTCTCTCTCTATCGGGTTCGCAAACATCACCGGCTACTCAGTCATCTCGGGGTTAGCCATGGGCATGGAACCCATTTGTGGTCAAGCATATGGTGCGAAACAAATGAAACTCTTAGGTCTAACTCTGCAGAGAACAGTTCTTTTGCTCCTCTcaacttctcttccaatctcTTTCATGTGGCTTAACATGAAGACAATCTTGTTATGGTGTGGCCAAGATGAAGACATCTCCGAAACGGCTCAAACTTTCATTGTTTTCGCGATCCCGGATCTCTTTGTTTTGTCCCTTTTACACCCTCTTCGTGTTTATCTCCGGACACAAAACATTACTCTGCCATTAACTTGCTGTTCGGCTGTTTCTGTGCTTCTTCATGTACCGTTGAATTATTTGCTGGTGGGGTACTTCCAGATGGGAGTTTCTGgggtggcggtggcggtggtcATCACTAATTTAAACTTGTTATTCCTTCTGACCACCGTCGTTTACCTCACAGGCGTCCACCGGGATTCATGGGTGTCGCCGAGCATTGACTGTTTACGCGGTTGGTGGTCGTTGCTGGCACTTGCGATTCCCACGTGTGTGTCCGTGTGTTTAGAGTGGTGGTGGTATGAATTGATGATAATATTATGTGGATTATTGTCAAGCCCTAGGGCCACCGTCGCATCAATGGGGATTCTTATTCAAACAACGTCGTTAGTTTACGTTTTTCCGTCGGCGTTGAGTCTTGGGGTTTCAACAAGAGTTGGGAACGAGCTCGGAGCTAACCGGCCCGCCAAAGCACGTGTTTCAATGATCGTTTCGCTCGTTTGCGCCGCCGGGATGGGTTTTACGGCAATGTTGTTTACTACATTGATGAGAGATCGGTGGGGGAGACTTTTCACCGCAGATGCAGAGATTCTTGAGCTCACATCGATGGTATTGCCGGTGGCTGGACTATGCGAGCTCGGGAACTGCCCTCAGACCACCGGTTGCGGTGTTTTGAGAGGTAGTGCACGCCCAACCGTGGGAGCTAATATTAATTTGGGATCATTTTATTTGGTGGGGATGCCGGTAGCTATAGTGATGGGGTTTGCCGTGAAAATGGGATTCGCCGGATTTTGGCTGGGATTGCTTGCAGCCCAGGGAACATGTGTCTTGCTCATGCTGTATGTTCTTTTTACAACGGATTGGATTGTTCAAGTGGAAAGAGCCAGAGAACTGGCAAAAccatcaccttcttcttcttcttcttgtttacCGGCTAATCCGTTATTCACAGCGACCAGCTGCAAGGATAATGCTAAAATCTCAATGGAaccaaatcttgaagaaatcATATCAATATCTACCCAAGATGAGGTTGAGTTGCAGGTGAAGGCAGATTGTTTTTCACTTGAAACACACCCTCTCATTGTTGATCACCACTAA